The region agGTTTAAAGACAATATACACACGTTTTAAATAAGTAATGGATTTGGTGTATACATCCTTAGGAGAATATGCAAACATTCTATGCAAACAAAGATTAGCTGAAGAAGAACCAACTTACCTCCAAGACTAACCCTAAAATAACTGTTTAGGATGTCATCACAAAAGCGACACAGGTTGGAGAGCTGCTTCAAATGTTCTTGTAACTGAACTTTAGGGAAACGTACTTTATAAAGAGGTGCGAGAAAGCCAAACACATAGGCATCCAAAGTGGAAGGCCTGAAAATaaattaaggatttttaaaaagcactaagAAAATATTAATCTGGGATTATGCTAAAAACTTTTCCTCAAATACATTTATCAATTCTGCAGTATACAATATAGTCTTTAAAAAGGTTTACTACCCATTTGGGCTTATAAAAATGAAGCAACTAGGGTTTTACTCAtaagtagttttttaaaatactcttacccattttatttagaagaaaatttaagtTGTAAATTAAAAGATTTACTCACAGGCATCATATAGAGACTAGAGACTGGGTACGAACAGTCTTAAAAGTTTCAAAGTCATATATGCAACATATGAACTCAATGTTAGATCACCCCAGCAGAAAGTTTCCTATAGTAAAAAAATCCactaagtatttttttaagtgtcaaaCTCATTGGGGATGGGGTAAAAGGACCAGGCAAGGGAACTTGCTTTAAGTAACTGCTCAATGGATATACgcaaacaaaacattaaaatggtTTTATAAGGGAATGTACTCACATATCTCCAAAGAAAAACTGAGATGTTCCCAATCTGTTTGACAGAAGATTTAGGCACTCCTTCGCATCTCTGTATATCTAATAAGGATGAAATTAGATCTCAAAAGTAGGAAAGATGCTCGAGAACTCCTTTTCAGGCTGGCATTGATAAGTACTGGGCAGGCCAAAAAGTTTGCTCAggtttttctgtaccatcttatcttacagaaaaacccaaacaaattttttgaccaacccaatagtTTCATCCCTGCTGTCTCTTGTCCCTCCTGCAGAGAGCCCTTGCTCTGAAGGTAATTCCAACCATACCTGAGCTTCTACTTCTCGAAGGTGGTAGAGGGGAGGCTCTCCCCTGGTTAGGAGAATCCTAGTCAGTGCTCCTTTAGACATTCTTCCAGGCAGGATCAAACTCAACGGAAAAGGCATTCGTGAAGCAAACCATGGCTTTGTCACAGTAAAGTAATTGTCACTCTCAACCCAGAATGTGTGAAGCtgcaaaaggaggagaaaaaaaaacactacaaggatattcttttattaaaagaagATCATTCAGTAGATGTAAaactttttcataaatatttctgaGTGAAGTTAACTTCATACCCATTTTCCAGCTAGGATGATTCAAGGATAAACCAAGATTTTTAAACATGTGAGTTTTGTTTTGCTCTATTCCAAGCATCCAGAATAAGGCCTGGAACATACTAGGCGCTTaatgaatattttctaaatgaattaCA is a window of Ovis canadensis isolate MfBH-ARS-UI-01 breed Bighorn chromosome 7, ARS-UI_OviCan_v2, whole genome shotgun sequence DNA encoding:
- the MTX3 gene encoding metaxin-3 isoform X7, which gives rise to MAAPLELSCWGGGWGLPSVHSDSLVVMAYAKFSGAPLKVNVIDNTWRGSRGDVPVLTTEDNTISQPAKILNFLRKQKYNADYELSAKQGADTLAYIALLEEKLLPAVLHTFWVESDNYFTVTKPWFASRMPFPLSLILPGRMSKGALTRILLTRGEPPLYHLREVEAQIYRDAKECLNLLSNRLGTSQFFFGDMPSTLDAYVFGFLAPLYKVRFPKVQLQEHLKQLSNLCRFCDDILNSYFRVSLGVTRT
- the MTX3 gene encoding metaxin-3 isoform X8 encodes the protein MAAPLELSCWGGGWGLPSVHSDSLVVMAYAKFSGAPLKVNVIDNTWRGSRGDVPVLTTEDNTISQPAKILNFLRKQKYNADYELSAKQGADTLAYIALLEEKLLPAVLHTFWVESDNYFTVTKPWFASRMPFPLSLILPGRMSKGALTRILLTRGEPPLYHLREVEAQIYRDAKECLNLLSNRLGTSQFFFGDMPSTLDAYVFGFLAPLYKVRFPKVQLQEHLKQLSNLCRFCDDILNSYFRVSLGDG
- the MTX3 gene encoding metaxin-3 isoform X6; its protein translation is MAAPLELSCWGGGWGLPSVHSDSLVVMAYAKFSGAPLKVNVIDNTWRGSRGDVPVLTTEDNTISQPAKILNFLRKQLHTFWVESDNYFTVTKPWFASRMPFPLSLILPGRMSKGALTRILLTRGEPPLYHLREVEAQIYRDAKECLNLLSNRLGTSQFFFGDMPSTLDAYVFGFLAPLYKVRFPKVQLQEHLKQLSNLCRFCDDILNSYFRVSLGAFSCVNRNEQQIDFGEVHSHDSTTCKLIAPDWRHLSCWTRNGRCKSAETDTTCK